The Gymnogyps californianus isolate 813 chromosome 19, ASM1813914v2, whole genome shotgun sequence DNA window AGAGCTGCGCTTTCTAAGTGAGCGTGGAGGAGCTTCACACTCATGCTCTGCTCCATACACCACGAGGGTATCGAGCTGCCTACGTGTTATTTTAAGCTCCCCGAGGCTGCAGCCCAATTTCCCATGCCCCGCTCCTTGCGCCCATCAGTAACACCAGCAGGCTGAAGCCGTTTGGCACTCCTCCCCGCCGAGGTACCTCCCCAGGCGGAGAGGCCACCCCTGCCCTTTCGCCGACACATCCCCTGCTGCGTTTCACCCTCCTCGCCGCCCCCGGGGAAGGCGCCCGGGAATTACGTGGGCGCTCCGGCGCTGAGGGTGCCCATCCCACCCCGACGAGGCCCTGACCTCCCCGCACCCCTCGCCACgtggagggaggaaaaacccGCGGGTGCCGCTTgacctccccctccccaccctgacCCTCTCCCTCAGGGTCCCCGCCCCAGCACCCCCACACAGCCCCGCCAGCTCTGAGGCAACCCCGCTCTCAAGAAAGGgccctttcccctttccccattCCCATCACACGTCCCCcagcccccccttccccttAGGCCTCCCCAATCCCCTCAGGACCCCCTCAGTCGTCGTCCCCCCATTCTCCTCAGGGCCTCCCTATTCCCCTCAGCCCCCCATTCCCCTCGTTCCCCtcagcccccccaccccgttcCCCTCAGGTGAGGCGGGGTCGGCGCGGCCGGGGGCACCTTGCAGGCGGCGGGGCTGAGGGGGAAGGTCTCGCAGTAGTTGTGGCGGGTCCAGTCCAGCGAGTCCTTCAGCTCGGGCCGGGCGCTACGCTTCGCCTCACGGATCCGCTTCTTGCTCTTATGATTCATGGCGGTGGTGTTGGCGGCAGCGCTGGGGGCCGTCACCAtccgccgccgctgcccccggcGTGCCCCaggccccgctccgcgcccgccccggcccggccgccgcacCTTCGAGAAATTTCACCCCCTTGCCGCCGCTGTCGCCGCGGCCCCGCCCACGCCGCCCTCCCATTGGCTCGCTGGGCCGCCGTCTTCCGCCACGCCTCGCCCGCCCTCCGGCGCTGATTGGCCGGGACGAGGaagcggggcggccgggccgccATGTTGGGAGGGAGGGTGTTGCGGGCGACAGGAAGGGAGCGCGGGCGCCGGTCGCCCTTGGCCGCGCTTCCCCGCGCCCGCTcgccggcggggccgccccgggaACCCCGCgctgcctctccccttcctccgGCGGGCCCGCGCTCCGCACCCGCTGTTCCCCTGACAGCAGCGAGCTGGTCGCGTGTCAGCCGGTTCGTGCGGGACTGCACGGTGCCCCTCACGGCGCCGGCCCGCGGGGGGgagcctgcccagccccgccggggcaACGGCGCGGGCGGGAGCGGCCCGGTTTAACCGCGACACTCGGGGGAGGCCGCTCGGAGCGCCGGCACAGGCCGCGCGCTGAGCGTCCGGCCCGCCGCCATCAGCGCCCGCGGCGGCGCTCCGCGTGACGCCACGCCCGGAGAAGTCGCCGATTGGTCCGCGCGACCTGGTGCCAGACGTGGCCGCCCGCGATTGGTCGGATGCGCGGCGCGGCCATggaggagcggcggcggggcagcgtGCGGCGGTACCGCTTCGCGGAGGGGCCGGCGGTGCTGGCGGTGCGCATCCCCGAGGTACCtcccccggggagggggcacggggggggggacggacgtCGGTAAAACCGGGACATCGGTACGACTGTCTCGGCGGAGGAGCGGGACCCGCCTTCCCAGCGCCGCGCCCGGTGTGTTTCAGGTGCTGGACTCGCAGTACGGCATGTACGTGTGGCCCTGCGCCGTGGTCCTGGCCCAGTACCTCTGGGTGCACAGGAGCAGCCTGCCCGGCAAGCGAGTGCTGGAGGTACCGCTAACGGGACCCTCGCGGCACCCCCGTCATCCCATCTTTAGCTGCAGGGGCGGCGCCCCCCCTTCTGTCGCCGTGACCACGTTGCGGTTTCAGGTCGGTGCGGGCGTGAGCCTCCCCGGCGTGGTGGCTGCCAAGTGCGGTGCTGAAGTGATCCTGTCCGACAGCGAGGAGCTGCCCCAGTGCCTGCACAACTGTCGGAGGAGCTGTCTGATGAACGACCTGCCCCGCGTACCCGTTATAGGGCTCACTTGGGGGCGGGTATCTCCGGAACTGCTCTCTCTTGCTCCTGTAGACATTATTTTAGGATCGGATGTCTTTTTTGACCCAAAAGGTATGTTAATGCTCTCGGGTATCTTTGATTTGTGACAAAGTGCGAGGACTTCATGTCCAAGTAGTACTGGGAACACTGTCAAGAGATCAGGTGACAGCCTTTATGGTGATACTGGGCTACTGAACTTGTTATTCTTGGGGTAATTCTAGCATTAAGCTATCATAGATACCACCAGAGGGTGGGTGAATAGAAAATGGAGTCATTAACTAACTGCTTAAGGCCATGCTTCTCAGGTATCGATTTTTAATTGCCATTTCATATAACCAGGCATATTTAACTACACCTAGAATCCAGAGACTAACCAAGACTGCTTAATCTCCCCAAACTACACAGactttgaagatattttaacTACAATTTACTTCTTGCTGGAAAGGAATCCACACGCTCAATTCTGGACTACTTATCAAGTCCGAAGGTAAACCCTTTTGCCTATTTAAGGCTCAAATCTTAATTCCTGCCTCACTGTCTCAGCTCTTAAAGAGCGCTGACTTCTCAGAAGCACCACAGCACTGATTCCAGAGAAGTGCCTCACAGACTGTGAATGGGGCTGGCATTGGCCAAGTAAATCCTAGGGGTAGCAtccaaaccagaaaataatGACTAGAAAACTATTACAAACTCAGTTTTGTGAACTTTGTATTTAAGTTTGGTGACAGTCTCCTACAATTACTGCACAAGTTATGAacttggattttgttttcacacGCTGGTTATTTCCTCCCCTCAGTGCTGACTGGTCTATTGAAGCTTTGCTCTGCAAATGGAAACTGAAGCACATCCACGTTCCCTTACATTCGTTCAGTGCAGACAGAGAGCACTTGGCCAGCTCTTCTCTACCAGGAAGACATACAATTGAAATGATGATCATCTCACTAGCACAATCAGATGGTACTTAAGTTTATTCCACTTGTTGGCTCCAATACAAGATGATACTTAACTGTTCACTGTAGCACGGATCTGCAGAAAACAGTCCCGTTTACAGCAAACCTCATGCATATTTTTTGGGAAGCAGATCCCCTTAGCAGTAATTCTTAAAACATgcattgtaaaaataaagctgttcaATTGTTCAGCTATGGCTTTTGAGAAATTTGTGCTCCTCCCCAAAGACCATGTAATAGTTCAAAGACTCAATTCTGGTATGTAAGCCACTACACAACATAGCTTAACAACCTGACAATCCACAAGATCCAACTTAAATTCACAACTTCAGCTATGAAGAAAAGTTAACTGCACtctttcaagataaaaaaatatcCCCATAAGATCTGTTTCCCAGGACTGAAGCTCTTTCCCAAAGATTCACATACAAAAGCCAGcccctttgtttttaaatgaatctgTGTAGACTGCCACTAGCCCTGCAGTCCTGGACCATACAAACTCCTCAGTTTGTAGAAAAGTACTTTTAATCCTCAATCAAGCCAGATTGCAAGTATTCAGATGTTTCCGTTCCCATTTAACATACATGCATAAAGTTAACAAGGCATTACAATAACCCATGACACGATGGTTGAAGTTACAATTCATTTTTGGTACccaaatcaagaaaaaaatcatcgCTGTAAGATTAGCTACCATCAAGCAGCAGCCTGTTGAGTCAGGGCAAGCACACAGCAAATGCAATTAGTACTGCTCAGTGTGTATCTTCCGTAACAACGTCCAGCAGACCTGTCTGATTCTGTGTTTATAGTCTGGTGTGCAACACTTGCCATACAACATTTGGGTTAGTCACAACACTAGTTAAGTTTGCCCGTAGTAATTTAAAAGCAACCCCAGTGGATAAAATTTATAAGCAGTAGAATGCATTCAGTTACTATATAGAAGTTAAACATTGACAGTATAATTGCAGAAATCTTTTCAAGCTAAAAATAAGCTGACTCAGACATTAAGTTGAGAAAagttaacacagaaaaatgtttaatattaacTACAGAGACAGTGGGTATAGTACAGAATGTCTTAAGCAAAAGATACACCAATCAGTACTTACAAAGGAATgaaccatttcttttcttaacatTACGTTTCTCATATGTAAGTTCATATATGTAGGTTGGTAAGTTTTaccattctggaaaaaataaggtGTGTATATCATCAGCTAGATGTGCTCACTGTATGCTCCATTATTTTTACGCAAGGCCCGGGTGACTGGAAGTGCAGTTGTCAGGCATTTTAATTAACTGGACAGCCATTTGTTTCTGCACGACAAGGCATCGTTACACAGGAGCAatcaggagaaaacaggaaacagcCAAGCACTCTGCACTGCAACACGCCACCTTAACAGCTAACCAGCATTACTCAACTGCTACACAACTGCGCCTAGTGCACAAAAATACATAAGAGAAGAGATTAGAATTGAGTCTGATAAAACAATCCTTTCAAATATCAACTGTCACCTGAAAAGATTTCTACCAATTTGAATTTGAAGATGCTATTtgaattcaaagtaaaaaagcATTTACAGTAAGTTTCAAATTGAAgttttgcagaattttatttaagGAATGAAGACAAAATTGAGAATACTTTTTGACAGAGTTAGCTACTCAGCATATAATGGCTGCATGTTTCCTCAGTATGAAACTGGAGGCAGCAAGTTACCatcagttttaatttcaaataaaagtcagcactatataaacaaaaatgaagttttacCTCAAATATCCAAGCCAATAATGAAATCGGTAGTCGTTCACTTCACTAAATTACAAGAAATTtgaataacagcaacaaaatggcacataaaatgtaaaatctgcCACTTGAGGCGCAACTTAAACAAGTAAAAAGTTAGacaaaatgttacaaaataacCTTTTCGACAGCTGGTTGCTCATGCCAGGGGTCTCTCCAATGGACTGAAGACTCAAGCGatcttttccccaaaaaggCGTCCTTTATGTAGATTCTCATTTATCTGATGCATCTAggtttgaagaaagaaaagttcagcCAGGTTTCTACCTTGTCTCTTTTGGTTGTGTGGATGACTTCAGGTATACTTCTAGTTGTGTTTCAACTGGCTTTGCCTAATTTAATTAAGTTTTAGGAATTTCCACAGTGTTCCACCTCCCCCCATGTGTTGCTTTACTTCAGAGGCCAAATGTAAGGTTCTGTCAAAGTATTTAGTAACAAAGAAGAATAAGCATCAGGCTGTAGATCAAGCCACCATTAACTTCAATTCAGCCTGTTCaacaataaattattaaaacttaTATAAAAGTTATAAAACTAATACTTCTTCATAAAGACTTAACTAAACTCTAATTAGcattcaaaacagaaagtgtGACTAATTTTGCTACAATTATCTAACTTCAGAGCTAGCTTAGgccctttccttttaaaaataggacCAAACAGTTTGAAGGGTTAAAGACACACTATCCTTTCCCCACCCGGTGTATCCTTAGATGCCTCTTCAAGATGTCGACTTGAGGAAAAACTAGTTTCCGTGGTTTTCTCGTTGCAAGGAATTTGCCACTTTTCTAGAACAGTTATTACCTCCAGTCAGTATAACGGCCACTGAACCGATCTTCCATTATAAAAGGATAGTGTATCTTTAACATTTAAAGACAAACCTGCTCCAATACACGCCCACAGAAACTGGTCCCT harbors:
- the METTL23 gene encoding histone-arginine methyltransferase METTL23 isoform X3 → MYVWPCAVVLAQYLWVHRSSLPGKRVLEVPLTGPSRHPRHPIFSCRGGAPPSVAVTTLRFQVGAGVSLPGVVAAKCGAEVILSDSEELPQCLHNCRRSCLMNDLPRVPVIGLTWGRVSPELLSLAPVDIILGSDVFFDPKVLTGLLKLCSANGN
- the METTL23 gene encoding histone-arginine methyltransferase METTL23 isoform X2 — protein: MYVWPCAVVLAQYLWVHRSSLPGKRVLEVPLTGPSRHPRHPIFSCRGGAPPSVAVTTLRFQVGAGVSLPGVVAAKCGAEVILSDSEELPQCLHNCRRSCLMNDLPRVPVIGLTWGRVSPELLSLAPVDIILGSDVFFDPKDFEDILTTIYFLLERNPHAQFWTTYQVRSADWSIEALLCKWKLKHIHVPLHSFSADREHLASSSLPGRHTIEMMIISLAQSDGT
- the METTL23 gene encoding histone-arginine methyltransferase METTL23 isoform X1, with the protein product MYVWPCAVVLAQYLWVHRSSLPGKRVLEVGAGVSLPGVVAAKCGAEVILSDSEELPQCLHNCRRSCLMNDLPRVPVIGLTWGRVSPELLSLAPVDIILGSDVFFDPKDFEDILTTIYFLLERNPHAQFWTTYQVRSADWSIEALLCKWKLKHIHVPLHSFSADREHLASSSLPGRHTIEMMIISLAQSDGT